One segment of Vulpes lagopus strain Blue_001 chromosome 8, ASM1834538v1, whole genome shotgun sequence DNA contains the following:
- the GJB6 gene encoding gap junction beta-6 protein: MDWGTLHTFIGGVNKHSTSIGKVWITVIFIFRVMILVVAAQEVWGDEQEDFVCNTLQPGCKNVCYDHFFPVSHIRLWALQLIFVSTPALLVAMHVAYYRHETARKFRRGEKRNEFKDLEDIKKQKVRIEGSLWWTYTSSIFFRIIFEASFMYVFYFLYNGYHLPWVLKCGIDPCPNLVDCFISRPTEKTVFTIFMISASVICMLLNVAELCYLLLKVCFRRSKRTHTQRNHPNHALKESKQNEMNELISDSGQNAITGFPS; this comes from the coding sequence ATGGACTGGGGTACTCTACACACTTTCATCGGGGGTGTGAACAAACACTCCACCAGCATCGGGAAGGTATGGATCACCGTCATCTTCATTTTTCGTGTCATGATCCTTGTAGTGGCTGCTCAAGAAGTCTGGGGCGATGAACAGGAAGATTTTGTCTGTAACACTCTGCAACCAGGATGCAAAAATGTGTGCTATGACCACTTTTTCCCTGTGTCTCACATCCGGCTGTGGGCTCTGCAACTCATCTTTGtctccaccccagccctgctggtCGCGATGCATGTTGCCTACTACAGACATGAGACTGCCCGCAAATTTAGGcgaggagagaaaagaaatgaattcaaaGACTTAGAAGACATTAAAAAGCAGAAGGTTCGGATAGAGGGGTCCCTGTGGTGGACGTACACCAGCAGCATCTTTTTCCGAATCATCTTTGAAGCATCCTTTATGTATGTGTTTTACTTCCTTTACAATGGGTACCACCTGCCCTGGGTGTTGAAATGTGGGATTGACCCTTGCCCCAACCTTGTAGACTGTTTTATCTCTAGACCTACTGAGAAAACCGTGTTTACCATTTTTATGATTTCTGCATCTGTGATTTGCATGCTGCTTAATGTGGCGGAATTGTGTTACCTGCTGCTGAAAGTATGTTTTAGGAGATCAAAAAgaacacatacacaaagaaatcACCCCAATCATGCCCTAAAAGAGAgtaagcaaaatgaaatgaatgagcTGATTTCAGACAGTGGTCAAAATGCCATCACAGGCTTTCCAAGTTAA